One region of Streptomyces capillispiralis genomic DNA includes:
- a CDS encoding ABC transporter ATP-binding protein, with protein sequence MIRFENVSVTYDGTPGPTVRDVDFEVPEGALVLLAGPSGVGKSTVLGAVSGLVPHFTGGTLRGRVTVAGRDTRTHKPRELADVVGTVGQDPLSHFVTDTVEDELAYGMESLGLPPAVMRRRVEETLDLLGLSGLRDRPLSTLSGGQQQRVAIGSVLTPHPHVLVLDEPTSALDPAAAEEVLAVLQRLVHDLGTTVLMAEHRLERVIQYADQVVLLPGPGERPLLGAPAEVMAVSPVVPPVVDLGRLAGWSPLPLTVRDARRRAAPLRDRLTGRAPRRDDTAPPPPAPARGRRLFRRTGPDTAAAVPVADVRSLAVRRDRVQALRHVDLTVTAGETIALMGRNGAGKSTLLSALVGLVEPFSGSVRTGDAVPHRTRPRDLVRRVGLVPQEPRDLLYADTVAAECAAADDDAGAPPGTCRALLSDLLPRVADDTHPRDLSEGQRLTLALAVVLTARPPLLLLDEPTRGLDYAAKARLVTILRGLAAEGHAIIMATHDVELAAELAHRVVLLAEGEVIADGPAAEVVVASPSFAPQVAKILAPQHWLTVSQVREALR encoded by the coding sequence GTGATCCGCTTCGAGAACGTGTCGGTGACCTACGACGGAACGCCCGGACCCACCGTCCGGGATGTCGACTTCGAGGTCCCCGAGGGCGCACTGGTGCTCCTGGCCGGCCCGTCCGGCGTCGGCAAGTCCACGGTGCTCGGCGCGGTGAGCGGCCTGGTCCCGCACTTCACCGGCGGTACCCTGCGCGGCCGGGTCACGGTCGCCGGACGGGACACCCGCACCCACAAGCCGCGTGAACTCGCCGACGTGGTCGGGACGGTGGGCCAGGACCCGCTCTCCCACTTCGTGACGGACACGGTGGAGGACGAACTCGCCTACGGCATGGAGTCGCTGGGCCTGCCCCCGGCCGTGATGCGCCGCCGGGTCGAGGAGACCCTCGACCTCCTCGGCCTCTCCGGTCTGCGCGACCGCCCCCTGTCCACCCTCTCCGGCGGCCAGCAGCAGCGCGTCGCCATCGGCTCGGTCCTCACCCCGCACCCCCACGTCCTGGTCCTCGACGAACCGACGTCCGCCCTCGACCCCGCTGCGGCCGAGGAGGTCCTCGCCGTCCTCCAGCGCCTCGTCCACGACCTCGGCACCACGGTCCTCATGGCCGAACACCGACTGGAACGCGTCATCCAGTACGCCGACCAGGTGGTGCTGCTGCCCGGCCCCGGTGAACGCCCCCTCCTCGGCGCCCCGGCGGAGGTGATGGCGGTGTCGCCCGTCGTCCCCCCGGTGGTGGACCTGGGCCGCCTGGCGGGCTGGTCGCCCCTGCCCCTGACGGTGCGCGACGCCCGCCGCCGGGCGGCCCCCCTGCGCGACCGCCTGACCGGCCGCGCCCCCCGGCGGGACGACACCGCGCCCCCGCCGCCCGCGCCCGCCCGCGGCCGGCGCCTGTTCCGGCGCACCGGCCCGGACACCGCCGCCGCCGTCCCCGTGGCCGACGTCCGCTCCCTCGCCGTCCGCCGCGACCGCGTCCAGGCCCTGCGCCACGTCGACCTGACCGTCACCGCGGGCGAGACCATTGCCCTCATGGGCCGCAACGGCGCCGGAAAGTCCACCCTGCTCAGCGCCCTCGTGGGCCTCGTCGAACCGTTCTCGGGCTCGGTCCGCACCGGCGACGCCGTCCCGCACCGCACCCGCCCCCGCGACCTGGTCCGCCGCGTCGGCCTCGTCCCGCAGGAACCCCGCGACCTCCTCTACGCCGACACGGTCGCGGCGGAGTGCGCGGCCGCCGACGACGACGCGGGCGCACCCCCCGGCACCTGCCGCGCCCTGCTCTCCGACCTCCTCCCCCGGGTCGCCGACGACACCCACCCCCGCGACCTCTCCGAGGGCCAGCGCCTCACCCTCGCCCTGGCCGTCGTCCTCACCGCCCGCCCGCCCCTGCTGCTCCTGGACGAGCCCACCCGCGGCCTGGACTACGCGGCGAAGGCCCGCCTGGTGACGATCCTGCGCGGGCTGGCCGCCGAGGGACACGCGATCATCATGGCCACGCACGACGTGGAACTGGCGGCGGAACTCGCCCACCGGGTGGTCCTGCTCGCCGAGGGCGAGGTGATCGCGGACGGTCCGGCGGCCGAGGTGGTCGTGGCGTCCCCGTCCTTCGCCCCGCAGGTGGCGAAGATCCTCGCCCCGCAGCACTGGCTCACGGTCTCCCAGGTCCGCGAGGCACTGCGATGA
- a CDS encoding energy-coupling factor transporter transmembrane component T has translation MPDARNGERASLQGGTGGRGGPRRPRAASLHPGAWWLWSLALGTAATRTTNPLLLALLITVSAYVVATRRPHTPWSRSYGAFVKLALAVLLIRLAFAVVLGSPIPGTHVLLALPEVPLPHWAQGIRLGGDVTAEALVFALYDGLKLATLLICVGAANALASPSRLLKSLPGALYELGVAVVVALTFAPNLIADVRRLRSARRLRGRPDKGVRGLLHVGLPVLEGALERSVALAAAMDARGYGRTAEVPPAVRRTTAALTLGGLLGVCAGTYGLLTAEGGTYGLPVLLAGVAAALAGLWLGGRRTLRTRYRPDRWDVRAWLVSASGAAVAALLALAASRDPAALHPGVVPLVAPALPLWPAAAVLLGLLPAFLTPAPEPPASETSAPDAANTRKEPS, from the coding sequence GTGCCTGACGCACGCAACGGCGAGCGGGCGTCCCTCCAGGGCGGCACGGGTGGGCGCGGCGGCCCCCGGCGGCCCCGCGCCGCCTCCCTCCACCCGGGCGCCTGGTGGCTCTGGTCCCTCGCCCTCGGCACCGCGGCCACCCGCACCACCAACCCCCTCCTCCTCGCCCTCCTCATCACCGTCTCCGCCTACGTCGTGGCGACCCGCCGCCCCCACACTCCCTGGTCCCGCTCCTACGGCGCCTTCGTCAAGCTCGCCCTCGCCGTCCTCCTCATCCGCCTGGCCTTCGCCGTCGTCCTCGGCTCGCCCATCCCCGGCACCCACGTCCTCCTCGCCCTCCCCGAAGTCCCCCTCCCCCACTGGGCCCAGGGCATCCGCCTCGGCGGCGACGTCACCGCCGAGGCCCTCGTCTTCGCCCTCTACGACGGTCTGAAACTCGCCACGCTCCTCATCTGCGTCGGCGCGGCGAACGCCCTCGCCAGCCCCTCCCGCCTCCTCAAGTCCCTTCCCGGCGCCCTGTACGAACTGGGCGTGGCCGTCGTCGTGGCGCTGACCTTCGCGCCGAACCTGATCGCCGACGTGCGGCGCCTGCGTTCCGCCCGCCGTCTGCGCGGCCGCCCCGACAAGGGCGTACGCGGTCTGCTGCACGTGGGACTCCCGGTGCTGGAGGGCGCGTTGGAGCGCTCGGTCGCCCTCGCCGCCGCGATGGACGCGCGCGGTTACGGCCGTACCGCCGAGGTCCCGCCCGCCGTCCGCCGTACCACCGCCGCCCTCACCCTCGGCGGTCTGCTCGGCGTCTGCGCCGGAACGTACGGGCTGCTCACCGCCGAGGGCGGCACCTACGGGCTCCCCGTCCTCCTGGCCGGCGTGGCCGCCGCCCTCGCGGGTCTGTGGCTGGGCGGCCGTCGCACCCTGCGCACCCGGTACCGCCCCGACCGCTGGGACGTCCGGGCCTGGCTGGTGTCCGCCTCCGGAGCGGCGGTCGCCGCCCTGCTGGCCCTCGCCGCGTCCCGCGACCCGGCGGCCCTGCATCCGGGGGTGGTCCCGCTCGTCGCACCGGCCCTCCCGCTGTGGCCGGCGGCGGCCGTCCTGCTCGGCCTGCTCCCCGCCTTCCTCACCCCCGCGCCCGAGCCCCCCGCCTCCGAGACCTCCGCCCCCGATGCCGCGAACACCCGCAAGGAGCCGTCGTGA
- a CDS encoding SCO2322 family protein — protein MIRRAAPLFLAGLLLLSAGAGQAQAAGYRYWSFWERDGATWTYATQGPSLVRPADGDVQGFRFAVSEDSADAAKPRGTADFATVCARTPAREGSKRVALVIDFGTPADAPPGETPPSRRTACAQVPPDATTSEALASVAAPLRYDTNALLCAITGYPGKGCGEQIERIPTEPAPSPADEREESGSGPSLGLAAGIAVVALLGAAAFWQTRRRA, from the coding sequence GTGATCCGCCGGGCGGCCCCGCTGTTCCTGGCCGGGCTCCTGCTCCTGTCGGCGGGCGCCGGCCAGGCGCAGGCCGCCGGCTACCGCTACTGGTCGTTCTGGGAACGGGACGGCGCAACCTGGACGTACGCCACCCAGGGCCCCTCGCTGGTCCGCCCCGCCGACGGCGACGTCCAGGGCTTCCGCTTCGCCGTCAGCGAGGACTCCGCCGACGCGGCGAAGCCCCGCGGCACCGCCGACTTCGCCACCGTCTGCGCCAGGACCCCGGCGCGGGAGGGCAGCAAGCGCGTGGCCCTGGTCATCGACTTCGGCACCCCGGCGGACGCCCCGCCCGGCGAGACCCCGCCGTCCCGCCGCACGGCCTGCGCGCAGGTCCCCCCGGACGCGACCACGTCCGAGGCCCTGGCCTCGGTCGCCGCGCCCCTCCGCTACGACACCAACGCCCTGCTGTGCGCCATCACGGGCTACCCGGGGAAGGGCTGCGGCGAGCAGATCGAGCGGATACCGACGGAGCCGGCCCCGTCCCCCGCCGACGAGCGGGAGGAATCCGGCTCGGGTCCCTCCCTGGGCCTCGCGGCCGGAATCGCGGTGGTGGCCCTCCTCGGCGCAGCGGCCTTCTGGCAAACCCGCCGCCGTGCCTGA
- a CDS encoding prenyltransferase/squalene oxidase repeat-containing protein, giving the protein MNVLRSAAVLAAAVVIGAATPAAADTSPSPAPSPALPSALYGDGDPQYDGVWRQSLALLAQHTVGVEPPRATVDWLAGQQCADGSFAPYRADTSTPCGAKTMADTNQTAAAVQALAALGGHDDVTEKAVDWLKSVQNEDGSWGYTAGGAGDTNSTSLVIGALAAAGEKPAEVKKDGRSPYDALLKLALPCEGDGAGAFAFQPGKKGELAANADATAAGVLGALGAGLAVEPGKGGAEDAACEKADGPEQAAANGAAYLADALAEDAHLVSALPGAEDQPDYGNTADAVVALAAQGATGQAEKSVAWLEKNAADWAAQSGPAAYAQLIFAAHATGADPRAFGGTDLVKQLGAMGPAAAEQSAEPKPDETKDEKKDESGSGFGVWWFVGVCLVAGIGIGFLISGRTKRQQP; this is encoded by the coding sequence ATGAACGTCCTCCGCAGCGCCGCGGTCCTGGCCGCCGCCGTCGTGATCGGCGCCGCCACTCCGGCCGCCGCCGACACCTCCCCGTCCCCCGCGCCGTCCCCGGCGCTGCCCTCCGCCCTGTACGGCGACGGCGACCCGCAGTACGACGGCGTCTGGCGCCAGTCGCTCGCCCTGCTCGCGCAGCACACGGTGGGCGTCGAGCCGCCGCGGGCCACCGTCGACTGGCTGGCCGGGCAGCAGTGCGCCGACGGCTCCTTCGCCCCGTACCGCGCCGACACCTCCACGCCGTGCGGCGCCAAAACGATGGCCGACACCAACCAGACGGCCGCCGCCGTCCAGGCCCTCGCCGCGCTCGGCGGCCACGACGACGTGACCGAGAAGGCCGTCGACTGGCTGAAGTCCGTGCAGAACGAGGACGGCAGCTGGGGCTACACGGCGGGCGGCGCCGGCGACACCAACTCCACCTCCCTCGTCATCGGCGCGCTCGCCGCCGCCGGGGAGAAGCCGGCCGAGGTGAAGAAGGACGGCAGGTCCCCCTACGACGCCCTGCTGAAGCTGGCGCTGCCCTGCGAGGGGGACGGCGCGGGCGCCTTCGCCTTCCAGCCCGGTAAGAAGGGCGAACTGGCCGCCAACGCGGACGCGACGGCGGCGGGCGTGCTCGGCGCGCTCGGCGCGGGCCTGGCCGTCGAACCCGGCAAGGGCGGGGCCGAGGACGCCGCCTGCGAGAAGGCCGACGGCCCCGAGCAGGCCGCCGCCAACGGTGCCGCCTACCTCGCCGACGCCCTCGCCGAGGACGCCCACCTCGTCTCCGCCCTCCCCGGCGCCGAGGACCAGCCCGACTACGGCAACACCGCCGACGCGGTCGTCGCGCTCGCCGCACAGGGCGCCACCGGGCAGGCGGAGAAGTCCGTCGCCTGGCTGGAGAAGAACGCCGCCGACTGGGCCGCGCAGAGCGGCCCGGCCGCCTACGCCCAGCTGATCTTCGCCGCCCACGCGACCGGCGCCGACCCGCGCGCCTTCGGCGGCACGGACCTCGTGAAGCAGCTCGGCGCGATGGGCCCGGCCGCCGCCGAGCAGTCCGCGGAGCCGAAGCCGGACGAGACGAAGGACGAGAAGAAGGACGAATCCGGCTCCGGCTTCGGTGTCTGGTGGTTCGTCGGCGTCTGCCTGGTCGCCGGTATCGGCATCGGGTTCCTGATCAGCGGACGTACGAAGCGGCAGCAGCCGTGA
- a CDS encoding TetR family transcriptional regulator has translation MPAEAHRGQATKAAGAGTTRTSQASPASQASPLTERQEARRRRILHACAQLACRGGFDAVQMREVAESSQVALGTLYRYFPSKIHLLVATMQDQLEHMHGTLRKKPPAGETAAERVAETLLRAFRALQREPQLADAMVRALTFADRSVSPEVDQVSRQTTMIILDAMGLTDPTPDQLSAVRVIEHTWHSALITWLSGRASIAQVRTDIETVCRLMDLTAPEAPRPR, from the coding sequence ATGCCCGCGGAAGCCCACAGGGGTCAGGCGACCAAGGCGGCCGGCGCCGGCACCACGCGCACCTCGCAGGCCTCTCCGGCCTCCCAGGCCTCCCCGCTCACCGAGCGGCAGGAGGCGCGCCGGCGCCGCATCCTCCACGCGTGCGCCCAGCTGGCCTGCCGGGGCGGCTTCGACGCGGTGCAGATGCGCGAGGTGGCGGAGTCCTCCCAGGTGGCGCTCGGCACGCTGTACCGCTACTTCCCGTCCAAGATCCATCTGCTGGTCGCCACGATGCAGGACCAGCTGGAGCACATGCACGGGACGCTGCGGAAGAAGCCGCCGGCCGGTGAGACCGCGGCCGAGCGGGTGGCGGAGACCCTGCTGCGGGCCTTCCGCGCGCTCCAGCGCGAGCCGCAGCTGGCCGACGCGATGGTGCGGGCGCTGACGTTCGCGGACCGCAGCGTGAGTCCGGAGGTCGACCAGGTCTCCCGCCAGACCACGATGATCATCCTGGACGCCATGGGGCTCACCGATCCCACGCCGGACCAGCTCTCCGCGGTCCGCGTCATCGAGCACACCTGGCACTCGGCCCTGATCACCTGGCTTTCGGGCCGCGCCTCCATCGCCCAGGTCAGGACCGACATCGAGACGGTGTGCCGTCTGATGGACCTGACGGCCCCCGAGGCACCCCGCCCCCGCTGA
- a CDS encoding glycosyltransferase family 4 protein: MTAEASQAGPSEGPASDGLRPLRIALLTYKGNPFCGGQGVYVRHLSRELARLGHRVEVIGAQPYPVLDEGHDGLRLTELPSLDLYRQPDPFRTPKRDEYRDWVDALEVGTMWTGGFPEPLTFSLRARRHLRARRGDFDVVHDNQTLGYGLLGDLGAPLVTTIHHPITVDRRLELEAAGTWQRRYSVRRWYAFTRMQKRVARRLPSVLTVSGSSRQEIVDDLGVRQDRIHVVPIGADTDLFSPDPSVPVVPGRIVTTSSADVPLKGLVFLVEALAKVRAEHPGAHLVVVGKRPSEGPVAQAVERYGLGDAVEFVKGISDAELVDLVRSAQVACVPSLYEGFSLPAAEAMATGTPLVATTGGAIPEVAGRDGETCLAVPPGDAGALAAGLSRLLGDPELRARLGAAGRERVLRHFTWARAAQGTVARYREAIARAGTADTRPAAPAATLATPPGRTAAPADRDTAPAGAVSLPAAESSDRESRATC; this comes from the coding sequence GTGACCGCTGAGGCCAGTCAGGCCGGGCCCTCGGAGGGTCCCGCATCCGACGGCTTGCGACCGCTCCGCATCGCACTCCTCACCTATAAGGGAAACCCGTTCTGCGGCGGACAGGGCGTCTACGTACGCCACCTCTCCCGCGAGCTCGCCCGCCTAGGGCACCGCGTCGAGGTCATCGGCGCCCAGCCCTACCCCGTCCTCGACGAGGGCCACGACGGGCTGCGCCTCACCGAACTGCCCAGCCTCGACCTCTACCGCCAGCCGGACCCCTTCCGCACCCCGAAGCGCGACGAGTACCGCGACTGGGTCGACGCGCTGGAGGTCGGCACGATGTGGACGGGCGGCTTCCCGGAACCGCTGACGTTCTCCCTGCGCGCCCGCCGCCATCTGCGCGCCCGCCGCGGCGACTTCGACGTCGTCCACGACAACCAGACCCTCGGCTACGGCCTCCTCGGCGACCTCGGCGCCCCCCTGGTGACCACCATCCACCACCCCATCACCGTCGACCGGCGGCTGGAGCTGGAGGCCGCCGGGACCTGGCAGCGGCGGTACTCGGTGCGCCGCTGGTACGCCTTCACCCGCATGCAGAAGCGGGTGGCGCGCCGCCTGCCGTCCGTGCTCACCGTCTCCGGCAGCTCCCGCCAGGAGATCGTCGACGACCTCGGCGTACGGCAGGACCGCATCCACGTCGTCCCCATCGGCGCCGACACCGACCTGTTCTCCCCCGACCCGTCGGTGCCGGTCGTACCGGGCCGGATCGTGACCACGTCCAGCGCGGACGTGCCGCTGAAGGGCCTGGTCTTCCTCGTCGAGGCACTGGCGAAGGTACGGGCCGAACACCCCGGGGCGCACCTCGTCGTCGTCGGCAAGCGGCCCTCCGAGGGACCCGTCGCGCAGGCCGTCGAGCGGTACGGACTCGGGGACGCCGTCGAGTTCGTCAAGGGCATCTCCGATGCCGAACTCGTCGACCTCGTACGGTCGGCCCAGGTCGCGTGCGTACCGTCGCTGTACGAGGGCTTCTCCCTCCCCGCCGCCGAGGCCATGGCCACCGGCACCCCGCTGGTCGCCACGACCGGCGGGGCCATCCCCGAGGTGGCCGGCCGCGACGGGGAGACCTGTCTGGCCGTACCGCCCGGCGACGCGGGGGCGCTGGCCGCCGGACTGAGCCGGCTGCTGGGCGACCCGGAACTGCGCGCACGGCTCGGCGCGGCCGGACGCGAGCGGGTGCTGCGGCACTTCACCTGGGCTCGCGCGGCACAGGGCACGGTGGCCCGCTACCGCGAGGCGATCGCCCGCGCGGGCACCGCGGACACCCGCCCCGCGGCACCGGCCGCCACCCTCGCCACGCCCCCGGGCCGCACCGCGGCCCCCGCCGACCGGGACACCGCCCCCGCGGGCGCCGTGTCCCTCCCCGCAGCCGAATCCTCCGACCGCGAAAGCAGGGCCACGTGCTGA
- a CDS encoding class I SAM-dependent methyltransferase, producing the protein MLTVDFSRFPLAPGDRVLDLGCGAGRHAFECYRRGARVVALDRNGEEIREVAKWFAAMKEAGEAPAGATATAMEGDALALPFPDESFDVVIISEVMEHIPDDKGVLAEMVRVLRPGGRIAITVPRYGPEKVCWTLSDAYHEVEGGHIRIYRADELLTRIREAGLRPYGSHHAHALHSPYWWLKCAFGVDNDKALPVRAYHKLLVWDIMKKPLATRVAERALNPLIGKSFVAYATKPHLPRAGTEADAA; encoded by the coding sequence GTGCTGACCGTCGACTTCTCCCGGTTCCCGCTCGCCCCGGGCGACCGCGTGCTGGACCTCGGCTGCGGGGCCGGCCGGCACGCCTTCGAGTGCTACCGGCGCGGCGCGCGGGTCGTGGCACTCGACCGGAACGGCGAGGAGATCCGCGAGGTCGCCAAGTGGTTCGCCGCGATGAAGGAGGCCGGGGAGGCACCGGCCGGGGCGACGGCCACCGCAATGGAGGGCGACGCGCTCGCCCTGCCCTTCCCCGACGAGTCCTTCGACGTCGTCATCATCTCCGAGGTGATGGAGCACATCCCCGACGACAAGGGCGTCCTCGCCGAGATGGTGCGCGTGCTCAGGCCCGGCGGCCGGATCGCGATCACCGTGCCGCGCTACGGCCCGGAGAAGGTGTGCTGGACGCTGTCCGACGCCTACCACGAGGTCGAGGGCGGCCACATCCGCATCTACCGGGCGGACGAACTGCTGACGAGGATCCGCGAGGCCGGTCTGCGCCCCTACGGCAGCCACCACGCGCACGCCCTGCACTCCCCGTACTGGTGGCTCAAGTGCGCGTTCGGCGTCGACAACGACAAGGCCCTGCCGGTGCGCGCGTACCACAAGCTGCTGGTCTGGGACATCATGAAGAAGCCGCTGGCCACCCGGGTCGCGGAGCGGGCGCTGAACCCGCTGATCGGCAAGAGCTTCGTGGCGTACGCGACCAAGCCCCATCTGCCCCGCGCCGGGACGGAGGCGGACGCCGCGTGA
- a CDS encoding prenyltransferase/squalene oxidase repeat-containing protein — protein MTTPRTPRTEHLVLPGVLTAGQAAETVAGVLAAQREDGAIPWFRGHHLDPWDHVEAAMALDTAGEHEAAERAYLWLARHQLDDGSWYAAYADGDPLDVTDRGRETNFVAYVAVGVWHHYLSTGDDTFLDRMWPCVYAAVEFVLRLQQPGGQIGWRRDDDGTPTADALLTGSSSVHHALRCALAVAEQREEPQPDWELAAGALRHAIRHHPERFLDKDRYSMDWYYPVLGGALTGAEAKARIEEGWDRFVVPGLGVRCVVPNPWVTGGESAELALALWVMGESDRALEVLQSIQHLRDPRTGLYWTGYVFDDDAIWPRELTTWTAGSLLLAVAALGGHEATCAVFGGERLPRGLDPDCCAPA, from the coding sequence GTGACGACCCCCCGGACCCCTCGGACGGAACACCTCGTCCTGCCCGGGGTGCTCACCGCCGGGCAGGCCGCCGAGACCGTCGCCGGTGTCCTCGCCGCGCAGCGGGAGGACGGGGCGATCCCGTGGTTCCGGGGGCACCACCTCGACCCGTGGGACCACGTCGAGGCCGCGATGGCGCTGGACACGGCCGGTGAGCACGAGGCCGCCGAGCGGGCCTACCTCTGGCTGGCCCGGCACCAGTTGGACGACGGCTCCTGGTACGCGGCCTACGCCGACGGCGACCCGCTCGACGTCACCGACCGGGGCCGGGAGACCAACTTCGTCGCCTACGTCGCGGTCGGGGTGTGGCACCACTACCTCTCCACCGGCGACGACACCTTCCTGGACCGCATGTGGCCGTGCGTCTACGCGGCGGTGGAGTTCGTACTGCGGTTGCAGCAGCCCGGCGGACAGATCGGCTGGCGGCGCGACGACGACGGCACGCCCACCGCGGACGCGCTGCTCACCGGCTCCTCGTCCGTCCACCACGCGCTGCGCTGCGCGCTCGCCGTCGCCGAGCAGCGCGAAGAGCCCCAACCCGACTGGGAGTTGGCGGCGGGAGCGCTGCGGCACGCGATACGGCACCACCCCGAGCGGTTCCTCGACAAGGACCGCTACTCGATGGACTGGTACTACCCGGTGCTCGGTGGCGCGCTGACCGGCGCCGAGGCCAAGGCGCGCATCGAGGAGGGCTGGGACCGCTTCGTCGTGCCCGGACTCGGGGTGCGCTGCGTGGTGCCCAACCCGTGGGTCACCGGCGGCGAGTCGGCCGAACTCGCCCTGGCCCTGTGGGTGATGGGCGAGTCCGATCGCGCGCTGGAGGTGCTCCAGTCGATCCAGCACCTGCGCGATCCGCGGACCGGCCTGTACTGGACGGGCTACGTCTTCGACGACGACGCCATCTGGCCCCGGGAGCTGACCACCTGGACGGCCGGCTCCCTGCTGCTGGCGGTCGCCGCCCTCGGCGGCCACGAGGCCACCTGCGCGGTCTTCGGCGGCGAACGCCTGCCCAGGGGCCTGGACCCGGACTGCTGCGCGCCCGCCTGA
- a CDS encoding DUF5336 domain-containing protein, which produces MNIRSLTRGDGVVIGAAVLLFIASFLDLYSVDGAPDSYDLPSLWGSGPVVLGVVLAGIIGAALVVVARGLPQPPKVAGLDLGQFGIAFTVFAAWSALGNIFDVAGGVDNIGGGSSDGPDAGTGLILALVATLVMAAAAVATPLVPALKGALLPAARPAAPQPYGAQPPGGYGYPGAQQASFGGQPQPGQPGQPGQPVQPYPGQPQQGQPAPAPAGDFSPFWFAVPVPRPLFPEDGSPTPIAELAPGTWYLAVEQRGPALVAQTQDGRRGVLQDTSGIQRG; this is translated from the coding sequence GTGAATATCCGCTCCCTCACTCGAGGCGACGGCGTGGTGATCGGAGCAGCGGTATTGCTGTTCATCGCGTCGTTCCTCGACCTCTACTCCGTCGACGGCGCACCCGACAGTTACGACCTGCCCAGCCTGTGGGGCAGCGGTCCGGTCGTGCTCGGGGTCGTGCTGGCGGGCATCATCGGCGCCGCGCTCGTCGTCGTCGCCCGGGGCCTGCCGCAGCCGCCGAAGGTCGCGGGGCTCGACCTCGGCCAGTTCGGCATCGCGTTCACCGTGTTCGCCGCCTGGAGCGCGCTGGGCAACATCTTCGACGTCGCCGGCGGCGTCGACAACATCGGCGGCGGTTCCTCGGACGGCCCGGACGCCGGTACCGGTCTGATCCTGGCCCTCGTCGCCACGCTCGTCATGGCCGCCGCCGCTGTCGCCACCCCCCTGGTGCCCGCCCTCAAGGGCGCCCTCCTCCCGGCCGCCCGTCCCGCCGCCCCGCAGCCCTACGGCGCGCAGCCGCCCGGCGGTTACGGCTACCCGGGCGCGCAGCAGGCGTCCTTCGGCGGCCAGCCGCAGCCGGGCCAGCCCGGTCAGCCCGGTCAGCCGGTGCAGCCCTACCCGGGCCAGCCGCAGCAGGGGCAGCCCGCCCCGGCGCCCGCCGGTGACTTCTCGCCGTTCTGGTTCGCGGTGCCGGTGCCCCGGCCGCTGTTCCCGGAGGACGGCTCGCCCACGCCGATCGCCGAACTGGCCCCGGGTACCTGGTACCTGGCGGTCGAGCAGCGCGGCCCGGCGCTCGTCGCCCAGACGCAGGACGGCCGTCGCGGTGTCCTCCAGGACACCTCGGGCATCCAGCGCGGCTGA
- a CDS encoding N-acetylmuramoyl-L-alanine amidase → MSYTGPGFEPPQPRRSRRGPLTVALAALVPGALLGWAVYAAVGGSEDAKGTAGGPSASPSASVSATSRAPSSPGASPTAGPDGGKPGASPSSASPSASRPAASGPLKGKVVVIDPGHNPGNVRHTAEINRQVDIGTNRKECDTTGTATNDGYAEAAFTLDVAHRMRTLLEEQGATVTLTQDADRPFGPCVDERARIGNKAGADAVVSIHADGSGAGNRGFHVILPGSVRAGAADTRAIVEPSRELGERVAGHFVRVTGSAPSNYVGDGTGLVTREDLGGLNLSTVPKVFIECGNMRDSKDAALLTSGAWRQKAAQGISEGIVSFLRGQ, encoded by the coding sequence GTGTCGTACACAGGACCCGGCTTCGAACCGCCCCAGCCCCGACGGTCCCGGCGTGGACCCCTGACCGTGGCGCTCGCGGCGCTCGTGCCGGGAGCGCTGCTCGGATGGGCGGTGTACGCCGCCGTCGGCGGCTCCGAGGACGCCAAGGGGACGGCGGGAGGCCCGTCGGCGTCCCCGTCGGCATCCGTGTCCGCCACGTCGCGGGCGCCGTCCTCCCCCGGCGCCTCCCCGACCGCCGGCCCCGACGGCGGGAAGCCGGGCGCCTCCCCGTCGAGCGCCTCCCCCTCGGCCTCGCGGCCGGCCGCGTCCGGGCCGCTCAAGGGCAAGGTCGTCGTCATCGACCCGGGGCACAACCCGGGCAATGTCCGGCACACCGCCGAGATCAACCGCCAGGTGGACATCGGGACGAACCGCAAGGAGTGCGACACCACCGGCACCGCCACCAACGACGGGTACGCCGAGGCGGCGTTCACCCTCGACGTCGCCCACCGGATGCGCACGCTCCTCGAAGAGCAGGGCGCCACCGTGACGTTGACGCAGGATGCCGACCGGCCGTTCGGGCCGTGCGTGGACGAGCGGGCCCGGATCGGCAACAAGGCGGGGGCCGACGCCGTGGTGTCGATCCACGCGGACGGCTCGGGCGCCGGCAACCGCGGCTTCCACGTCATCCTGCCGGGCAGCGTGCGGGCCGGCGCCGCCGACACCCGGGCCATCGTCGAGCCCTCCCGCGAACTCGGCGAGCGCGTCGCGGGCCATTTCGTGCGCGTCACCGGCAGCGCACCGTCCAACTACGTCGGCGACGGTACCGGTCTCGTCACACGTGAGGACCTGGGCGGTCTCAATCTGTCAACGGTTCCCAAGGTGTTCATCGAGTGCGGCAACATGCGCGATAGCAAGGACGCGGCACTGCTGACCAGCGGTGCCTGGCGGCAGAAAGCGGCGCAAGGAATTTCCGAGGGAATCGTGAGTTTCCTGCGCGGGCAGTGA